A window from Salvia miltiorrhiza cultivar Shanhuang (shh) chromosome 2, IMPLAD_Smil_shh, whole genome shotgun sequence encodes these proteins:
- the LOC131013318 gene encoding putative ubiquitin-conjugating enzyme E2 38 has translation MESPTAFPRYIPQNSKKRTLPGGGTSSPLCKEVAASEIPSQAMDRSSEPNSSKQQEVPEIIDVDMLEDCDDASLMDSEVDGSAKGKKVLSNSSAGISGLADQESADDMATSNDSAAELEDYGDGSYFGEDEWVDTDYDGMIDDDNDHLEARFDNMELPPGVEAPIPWFRSSPKNDTKGPIKGPSTSTNSGSSLRTGMIKVVDEIVQKFDNFAKFDTVDDYSDHYYSIKKSSEVAEKNWSKRIQEEWKILEKNLPAEVYVRAYESRMDLMRAVIIGAEGTPYHDGLFFFDIHFPGSYPNIPPEVYYYSGGLRINPNLYKCGKVCLSLLNTWPGTRKEKWIPEQSTALQVLVSIQGLILNAKPYFNEPGYELEMRTKRGEDSSSAYNENTFIYSLKTMVYSMQKPPKHFEDFVVGYFRKHARYILVSCVAYLNGAEVGCLVRGGVRDADKDDKRCSEQFRKSLGKYITVLVNTFMEIGADGCQEFLASAKKSSETE, from the exons ATGGAGTCTCCCACCGCCTTTCCACGATACATCCCTCAGAATTCCAa GAAAAGGACATTGCCGGGTGGTGGAACTTCATCGCCACTGTGTAAAGAGGTGGCGGCGTCGGAGATACCGTCGCAGGCGATGGATCGCTCTTCTGAGCCCAACTCTTCGAAGCAGCAAGAG GTTCCTGAAATAATAGATGTTGACATGTTAGAAGACTGTGATGATGCTTCGTTGATGGATAGTGAAGTTGATGGGAGTGCTAAAGGGAAG AAAGTCCTCTCGAATTCTTCTGCTGGTATTAGTGGTTTAGCAGATCAAGAATCTGCAGATGACATGGCAACATCAAATGATAGTGCTGCAGAATTAGAAGATTATGGAGATGGTTCATACTTTGGAGAGGATGAGTGGGTGGATACAGATTATGATGGTATGATTGATGATGACAATGATCATTTGGAAGCACGTTTTGATAACATGGAGCTTCCACCTGGAGTTGAGGCGCCTATCCCCTGGTTTCGGAGTTCTCCTAAAAATGATACAAAGGGCCCAATCAAGGGCCCTAGCACTTCAACGAATTCAG GGAGTTCACTGCGGACAGGAATGATAAAGGTGGTGGATGAAATTGTGCAAAAGTTTGACAATTTTGCAAAATTTGACACTGTTGATGATTACTCGGATCACTACTACTCCATTAAAAAGAGTTCTGAAGTG GCAGAAAAGAACTGGTCGAAGAGAATACAAGAAGAATGGAAGATTCTTGAAAAGAATTTGCCAG CTGAGGTATATGTGCGGGCCTATGAATCGAGGATGGATCTTATGAGAGCCGTGATAATTGGGGCTGAAGGAACACCCTACCATGATGGTCTCTTTTTCTTTGATATCCATTTCCCCGGCAGTTATCCTAATATTCCACCT GAAGTCTATTATTATTCAGGCGGTCTTCGAATCAATCCTAACTTGTACAAGTGTGGAAAAGTATGCCTGAGCCTTCTGAACACATGGCCGGGGACCAGAAAGGAGAAGTGGATTCCCGAGCAGTCAACCGCGCTACAAGTTTTGGTCTCCATACAAGGATTGATATTAAATGCAAAACCCTACTTTAATGAGCCTGGGTATGAACTTGAAATGCGAACAAAACGAGGGGAGGACAGCTCCTCAGCATATAATGAGAATACATTCATATATTCCTTGAAGACTATGGTTTACAGCATGCAGAAGCCTCCCAAG CACTTTGAGGATTTTGTCGTGGGGTATTTCCGCAAGCACGCTCGATATATTCTGGTGTCCTGCGTGGCCTACCTGAACGGAGCTGAAGTGGGTTGCCTCGTCAGAGGCGGTGTTCGCGATGCTGACAAGGACGACAAGAGATGCTCAGAGCAATTCAGGAAAAGCCTGGGTAAATACATCACTGTTCTGGTAAATACATTTATGGAAATTGGAGCAGACGGTTGTCAGGAGTTCCTAGCTTCAGCTAAGAAAAGTAGTGAAACGGAGTAG